Proteins from a genomic interval of Nitrospina gracilis Nb-211:
- a CDS encoding nuclear transport factor 2 family protein: MKRYNRLLPFLVAGIFWIVAAGQAFAADTDALVNVLKKMDQMVCSKPRQIFDFYSPDMVIINDDKRILPENRIKDYEVMISELQGLKCEQNRTVLAGNVGDKVGFLLVDELISVTSRLSTDERQHSVCTYVFSKNSGQWKITHEHCSSLPDYTIVPGDDALYYFHNPVY, encoded by the coding sequence ATGAAACGATACAATCGCCTTCTGCCCTTTCTGGTTGCAGGGATTTTCTGGATCGTGGCCGCCGGACAGGCGTTCGCGGCGGATACCGACGCTCTGGTCAACGTGCTCAAAAAGATGGACCAGATGGTCTGCAGCAAGCCCCGGCAGATCTTCGACTTCTATTCGCCGGATATGGTCATCATCAACGACGACAAACGCATCCTGCCTGAAAACCGTATCAAGGATTACGAGGTCATGATCTCGGAACTCCAGGGGCTGAAATGCGAACAGAACCGCACCGTGCTGGCGGGCAACGTCGGCGACAAAGTCGGATTCCTGCTGGTGGACGAGTTGATCAGCGTCACGTCCCGGCTCAGCACGGACGAACGCCAGCACAGCGTTTGCACCTACGTGTTCAGTAAAAACAGCGGGCAGTGGAAGATCACCCACGAACACTGCTCCAGCCTGCCGGACTACACCATTGTTCCCGGCGACGACGCGTTGTATTATTTTCACAACCCGGTGTACTGA